In the genome of Xenopus laevis strain J_2021 chromosome 1S, Xenopus_laevis_v10.1, whole genome shotgun sequence, one region contains:
- the upb1.S gene encoding ureidopropionase, beta S homeolog (The RefSeq protein has 1 substitution compared to this genomic sequence), translating to MAGELESLEKLLEKHIPPDELREVWRLLYGKEIRPLDLPSCASQAASKAGFDLQGYGFEAAQEQTRRPRIVRVGLIQNKIQLPTTDPVTEQISALHRRIAEIVEVAAMCGVNIVCFQEAWSMPFAFCTREKLPWTEFAESAEDGMTTKFCQELAKKHNMVIVSPILERDSVHGDTIWNTAVIISNTGAVMGKSRKNHIPRVGDFNESTYYMEGNTGHRVFQTAFGRIAVNICYGRHHPLNWFMYSMNGAEIIFNPSATIGELSESLWPIEARNAAIANHCFTCSINRVGTEHFENEFTSGDGKKAHRDFGHFYGSSYVSAPDGSRSPGLSRVRDGLLVAEMDLNLCRQTSDKWNFKMTGRYEMYADELTKATQPDFKPNIVRE from the exons ATGGCGGGGGAGTTGGAATCTTTGGAGAAGCTGTTGGAAAAACACATCCCGCCTGATGAGCTGAGAGAGGTGTGGAGGCTGCTCTTTGGGAAGGAGATACG GCCCCTGGATCTCCCCAGCTGTGCCTCTCAGGCTGCCTCAAAAGCTGGGTTTGACCTGCAGGGATATGGGTTTGAAGCAGCCCAAGAGCAGACGAGACGACCTCGGATAGTACGTGTGGGATTAATCCAGAATAAGATCCAACTGCCAACCACAGATCCTGTTACAGAACAG ATCTCTGCTCTGCACAGACGCATTGCTGAAATAGTAGAGGTTGCAGCCATGTGTGGGGTGAATATAGTCTGTTTCCAAGAAGCTTGGT CCATGCCCTTCGCTTTCTGTACAAGAGAGAAACTTCCCTGGACAGAGTTTGCTGAATCTGCTGAGGATGGCATGACCACCAAATTTTGCCAAGAG CTCGCCAAGAAACACAATATGGTTATTGTGTCTCCAATCCTGGAAAGGGACTCAGTACATGGAGACACGATTTGGAACACAGCTGTGATCATATCAAATACAGGTGCCGTTATGGGGAAGAGCCGAAAGAATCACATTCCAAGGGTGGGAGATTTTAATGAG TCCACTTACTACATGGAGGGAAACACAGGACACCGTGTATTTCAGACAGCATTTGGCAGGATTGCAGTAAATATCTGCTATGGCAGGCACCATCCTCTCAACTGGTTCATGTACAGCATGAATGGAGCAGAGATCATTTTCAATCCTTCAGCCACCATTGGGGAACTCAG TGAGTCCCTGTGGCCTATAGAAGCTAGAAATGCTGCCATCGCCAACCACTGCTTCACTTGTTCCATCAACCGAGTGGGAACA GAACATTTTGAAAATGAGTTCACATCTGGGGATGGCAAGAAAG CACACCGTGATTTTGGCCATTTCTATGGTTCTAGCTACGTATCTGCCCCAGATGGGAGTCGGTCTCCTGGGCTGAGTCGGGTAAGAGATGGACTGCTGGTGGCTGAGATGGATTTAAATCTGTGCCGACAGACTAGTGACAAATGGAACTTCAAG